The following nucleotide sequence is from Nitrososphaerota archaeon.
TCAGCAAACTTTACTCGTGATACATCAATAATTTAAATAACATGTCGATTGATGTTGAGATATGCAGAGTCAAGTTGCGTCATTGTCCGTAATTCTTCTAATCCAGGAGCTGCTTCAGGTTACGTGGAGCCTACCTTACCTATCAACCGACAGTAGCGAAGCTGCAATCAGATTCATCAGACACTCAGGATCAACTTTCAAGCAACCAGACATCTCTTACAGACGCTAAGACGCATCTAACTAAGACAACGGATTTGATGAGTATTCGCAGCGAACTCACCCAGAAAGAAGCCAATCCAACCCAAGCAAACACTCAACTCGCTAAGACTGAGGCAGATTTGACTCATATACGCAACGACCTCGCCGCAGCGAACAGTCAGCTGAGCACAAGCGCGAAGATAGTTGAGATGGTAAACAACATGGATTATAAGCAGATCGAGCTTTCGAACCATCTATCAAATGCCAGTGATGAACTAGTTAACGAGAATCTCGCCGCCGCAAAAGCAACATTGAAAAGAGTAGTCACATGAATCGACGACTATCTCCAATTCCTTCAGCAAACCAAGTCAACAACGGAGAAACTATCCTCCGAAGCCGCAGATCCTCAGCAACGCACGACCTACACAAACCTCCTCAAAGAGCTGAAGACTAACGAGCAGTCTGCACTCGCCTCGAAAGAGCTAATCAAAGGACTCACCACACTAGTCCAAGCATTAGAAGTAATTTCTGCCAACGGCGAAAGAACCAAAAGCATAGATTACCTCGACGCTTCCCTAGCCTCATTCAAGAAGGCACAAACGTACGTAGACGAAGCGAAGAAAATCGAACCAAAACTAGTATCAGAATCATCGACAGCCGAAATAGAAAAAATGATTACCCTTACAGAACAAATCAAGAAACAAATCTAAACAACCGACCCCAACAAAACACGGCTGAGAAAAACCAGTTTAGACCATGCGAAAGGACTAGCGATACACTGGTCTCCGACGCTCTTAAAAAGAGGTTTCATGAGTTCACTCTGTGCCGGCGAATGAAGATATGAGGAAGGTTCTGATCGTCACCCACCTAGTGCGTGCGTCGCCTAGAATAACTGGGTTAGCCAAGTACCTTCCAGAGTTCGGCTGGGAACCCATAGTTTTGACAGCGCCTCTGCACTTGGGGCACAGCCTAGGCCACGGCAAAGACGCAACATCCACAACATATAGAACAATCATCGTTGAGTATGTTGACAGTGTGGATTGTCTCTCAAGCTTTTTGAAGCGTCGCAGCGGTTTCGAGGCTGGAGAAGGTGTTAGGAGACAGTCGGAGAAACGCTACGGGTCAAGATCGGTCAAATCGATGCTGGTAGGTTTCGCACTACGCTTGTTCAAGGAGATTTTCTACTACCCGGATCAGGACAAATCCCTGAAGAACCCAGCGATAACCTCGGGAAGACAGCTGCTGGAGAAGGAGCCGGTGGATGCAATAATTAGCAGCTCCTCCCCGGTAACAAGCCACCTGATCGCCAAGAACCTCAAAGCCCAGCAAGATCTCCCTTGGGTAGCCGATCTCCGCGACCTTTGGTCGCAAAACCACAACTACTCTTACACAGGGTTGAGAAAGATGCTTGACCGCAGATTAGAGAAGAAGACGCTCAGAGCAGCAGACGCTTTAGTCACGGTTGCTGAGCCACTGGTTGAGAAGCTCAAAACACTTCACAAGGAGAAACAGGTGTACTCGGTTCCAAACGGCTTCGACCCTGAGGAGGTCAACCCGGGCAGGAAGCTCACGGCCAAATTCACCATCACCTACACGGGGCAGATTTACCGTGGCAAGCAGGATCCGTTGAAGATTCTAAACGCTTTAAAGAAACTGATTGATGAAGGCACAATAGACCCTAGTAATGTTGAGGTTAGATTCTA
It contains:
- a CDS encoding glycosyltransferase; amino-acid sequence: MPANEDMRKVLIVTHLVRASPRITGLAKYLPEFGWEPIVLTAPLHLGHSLGHGKDATSTTYRTIIVEYVDSVDCLSSFLKRRSGFEAGEGVRRQSEKRYGSRSVKSMLVGFALRLFKEIFYYPDQDKSLKNPAITSGRQLLEKEPVDAIISSSSPVTSHLIAKNLKAQQDLPWVADLRDLWSQNHNYSYTGLRKMLDRRLEKKTLRAADALVTVAEPLVEKLKTLHKEKQVYSVPNGFDPEEVNPGRKLTAKFTITYTGQIYRGKQDPLKILNALKKLIDEGTIDPSNVEVRFYGYEEVWLAAAIKDIRLAGIVKQFGEIPRKEALEKQQESQVLLLLNFEDPSEKGTVTMKIFEYLAAKRPIIVTGGFDEDVKEQMLSETKAGIYTKDEQSIEKTLKNMYTEYKAKGKVSYRGKEEKIN